A window from Citrus sinensis cultivar Valencia sweet orange chromosome 5, DVS_A1.0, whole genome shotgun sequence encodes these proteins:
- the LOC102627431 gene encoding RNA-binding protein 2, translating into MADGYWNRQQASLLPSGGMLKRPRSDYDLPPSEVLSRHDMHNYLSQDDDLGELQPLKDTSTIGSAYDRYLQSAQYSSFTSGEASAFSGDRLRRAVPGGVTRLPVSDPSVTGRHGATGPDLVQNLRSSSIDDQLPFDAAARPGHETLPLPPDASSTLYVEGLPADSTKREVAHIFRPFVGYKEVRLVIKESKLRGGDRLILCFVDFENPACAATALSALQGYRMDEDDPDSKFLRLQFSRNPGPRSVFGARGRR; encoded by the exons ATGGCGGACGGTTACTGGAATCGTCAACAGGCTTCTCTGCTCCCTTCTGGTGGCATGCTTAAACGACCCCGGTCCGATTACG ATCTTCCCCCTTCTGAAGTGCTGTCACGTCATGATAtgcataattatttatctCAAGATGATGATCTTGGTGAGCTGCAGCCTCTAAAGGATACAAGTACCATTGGATCAGCATATGATCGCTATCTCCAAAGCGCG CAATATTCTTCTTTTACTTCTGGAGAAGCCAGTGCATTTTCTGGAGATAGGTTGCGAAGGGCTGTTCCTGGTGGAGTGACTCGTCTGCCTGTTTCTGACCCTAGTGTGACAGGTCGTCATGGGGCCACTGGTCCAGATCTGGTGCAAAATCTTCGCAGCAGCAGTATTGATGATCAGCTTCCATTTGATGCTGCAGCTAGGCCAGGCCATGAAACATTACCTCTTCCTCCTGATGCTTCGAGCACTCTGTATGTTGAGGGACTTCCTGCAGACAGCACGAAGAGGGAAGTAGCTC ATATATTTCGACCTTTTGTTGGATATAAAGAAGTCAGACTTGTGATCAAAGAATCCAAACTG CGTGGTGGAGATCGCCTTATCCTttgttttgttgattttgaaaatccgGCCTGTGCAGCTACTGCTTTGAGTGCCTTGCAAG GTTATAGAATGGATGAAGATGATCCTGATTCTAAATTCTTGCGACTGCAATTTTCTCGGAATCCAGGTCCAAGGTCTGTTTTTGGAGCCAGAGGCAGGAGGTGA
- the LOC127902716 gene encoding extensin-3, with translation MGSQMASLFATLLVISVSLSYFPLEASADHYYYTSPPPPKKYPPPVVSPPYHYTSPPPPKPVYHSPPPTPVYHSPPPTPVYHSPPPTPVYHSPPPPKKPYKYKSPPPPKPVYHSPPPPKKPYVYKSPPPPKPVYHSPPPPKKPYVYKSPPPPPKKPYVYKSPPPPKPVYHSPPPPKKPYKYKSPPPPTPVYHSPPPPKKPYKYKSPPPPTPVYHSPPPTPVYHSPPPPKKPYVYKSPPPPTPVYHSPPPPKKPYKYQSPPPPTPVYHSPPPPKKPYKYKSPPPPTPAYHSPPPPKKPYKYKSPPPPPVYTSPPHHPYVYASPPPPYHY, from the coding sequence ATGGGGTCTCAAATGGCCTCCCTCTTTGCCACTCTTTTGGTAATATCAGTCTCTCTTAGCTACTTTCCTTTAGAAGCCTCCGCAGACCATTACTACTACACATCTCCTCCCCCACCAAAGAAATATCCACCGCCAGTAGTATCTCCCCCTTACCATTACACGTCTCCCCCACCACCGAAGCCAGTTTATCATTCCCCACCACCGACGCCGGTTTATCATTCCCCACCACCGACGCCGGTTTATCATTCCCCACCACCGACGCCAGTTTATCATTCCCCACCACCGCCCAAGAAACCATACAAATACAAGTCTCCTCCGCCACCGAAGCCGGTTTACCATtccccaccaccaccaaagAAACCATACGTATATAAGTCTCCCCCACCACCGAAGCCGGTTTACCATtccccaccaccaccaaagAAACCATACGTATATAAGTCTcccccaccaccaccaaagAAACCATACGTATACAAGTCTCCCCCACCACCGAAGCCGGTTTATCATTCCCCACCACCACCCAAGAAACCATACAAATACAAGTCTCCCCCGCCACCAACTCCGGTTTACCATtccccaccaccaccaaagAAACCGTACAAATATAAGTCTCCTCCGCCTCCAACTCCAGTTTATCATTCCCCACCACCGACGCCGGTTTACCATTCCCCACCTCCACCCAAGAAACCATACGTATACAAGTCTCCTCCACCACCAACTCCAGTATATCATTCCCCACCACCACCCAAGAAACCATACAAATACCAGTCTCCTCCGCCACCAACTCCAGTTTACCATtccccaccaccaccaaagAAACCGTACAAGTATAAGTCTCCTCCGCCACCAACTCCGGCTTACCATTCCCCACCACCACCCAAGAAGCCCTATAAGTACAAGTCTCCCCCACCACCCCCAGTTTACACGTCCCCACCACATCACCCTTACGTCTATGCATCTCCCCCTCCTCCTTACCACTACTAG
- the LOC102627738 gene encoding extensin-3-like isoform X2, which produces MGSQMAYLFATLLAISVSLSYLPLEASADHYYYTSPPPPKKYPPPVASPPYHYTSPPPPKPVYHSPPQTPVYHSPPPTPVYHSPPPPKKPYEYKSPPPPTPVYHSPPPKPVYHSPPQTPVYHSPPPVPVYHSPPPPKKPYKYKSPPPPTPVYHSPPPTPVYHSPPPPKKPYEYKSPPPPTPVYHSPPPPKKPYKYKSPPPPTPVYHSPPPTPVYHSPPPPKKPYKYKSPPPPTPVYHSPPPTPVYHSPPPPKKPYKYKSPPPPTPVYHSPPPHHPYVYASPPPPYHY; this is translated from the exons ATGGGGTCCCAAATGGCCTACCTCTTTGCCACTCTTTTGGCAATCTCAGTCTCTCTTAGCTACTTGCCTTTAGAAGCCTCCGCAGACCATTACTACTACACATCTCCTCCCCCGCCAAAGAAATATCCACCACCAGTAGCATCTCCCCCTTACCATTACACGTCTCCCCCACCACCGAAGCCAGTTTATCATTCCCCACCACAGACGCCGGTTTATCATTCCCCACCACCGACGCCGGTTTATCATTCCCCACCACCGCCCAAGAAACCATACGAATACAAGTCTCCTCCGCCACCAACTCCAGTTTACCATTCCCCACCACCGAAGCCAGTTTATCATTCCCCACCACAGACGCCGGTTTATCATTCCCCGCCACCGGTTCCGGTTTACCATTCCCCACCACCACCCAAGAAACCATACAAATACAAGTCTCCTCCGCCACCAACTCCAGTTTACCATTCCCCACCACCGACTCCGGTTTATCATTCCCCACCACCGCCCAAGAAACCATACGAATACAAGTCTCCTCCGCCACCAACTCCAGTTTACCATtccccaccaccaccaaagAAACCATACAAATATAAGTCTCCTCCGCCACCAACTCCAGTTTACCATTCCCCACCACCAACGCCGGTTTATCATTCCCCACCAC CACCCAAGAAACCATACAAATACAAGTCTCCTCCGCCACCAACTCCAGTTTACCATTCCCCACCACCGACGCCGGTTTATCATTCCCCACCACCTCCCAAGAAACCATACAAGTACAAGTCTCCTCCGCCACCAACTCCAGTTTACCATTCCCCACCGCCACATCACCCTTACGTCTATGCATCTCCCCCTCCTCCTTACCACTACTAG
- the LOC102627738 gene encoding extensin-3-like isoform X4: MGSQMAYLFATLLAISVSLSYLPLEASADHYYYTSPPPPKKYPPPVASPPYHYTSPPPPKPVYHSPPQTPVYHSPPPTPVYHSPPPPKKPYEYKSPPPPTPVYHSPPPKPVYHSPPQTPVYHSPPPVPVYHSPPPPKKPYKYKSPPPPTPVYHSPPPTPVYHSPPPPKKPYEYKSPPPPTPVYHSPPPPKKPYKYKSPPPPTPVYHSPPPTPVYHSPPPPKKPYKYKSPPPPTPVYHSPPPHHPYVYASPPPPYHY; this comes from the exons ATGGGGTCCCAAATGGCCTACCTCTTTGCCACTCTTTTGGCAATCTCAGTCTCTCTTAGCTACTTGCCTTTAGAAGCCTCCGCAGACCATTACTACTACACATCTCCTCCCCCGCCAAAGAAATATCCACCACCAGTAGCATCTCCCCCTTACCATTACACGTCTCCCCCACCACCGAAGCCAGTTTATCATTCCCCACCACAGACGCCGGTTTATCATTCCCCACCACCGACGCCGGTTTATCATTCCCCACCACCGCCCAAGAAACCATACGAATACAAGTCTCCTCCGCCACCAACTCCAGTTTACCATTCCCCACCACCGAAGCCAGTTTATCATTCCCCACCACAGACGCCGGTTTATCATTCCCCGCCACCGGTTCCGGTTTACCATTCCCCACCACCACCCAAGAAACCATACAAATACAAGTCTCCTCCGCCACCAACTCCAGTTTACCATTCCCCACCACCGACTCCGGTTTATCATTCCCCACCACCGCCCAAGAAACCATACGAATACAAGTCTCCTCCGCCACCAACTCCAGTTTACCATtccccaccaccaccaaagAAACCATACAAATATAAGTCTCCTCCGCCACCAACTCCAGTTTACCATTCCCCACCACCAACGCCGGTTTATCATTCCCCACCAC CTCCCAAGAAACCATACAAGTACAAGTCTCCTCCGCCACCAACTCCAGTTTACCATTCCCCACCGCCACATCACCCTTACGTCTATGCATCTCCCCCTCCTCCTTACCACTACTAG
- the LOC102627738 gene encoding extensin-3-like isoform X3 produces MGSQMAYLFATLLAISVSLSYLPLEASADHYYYTSPPPPKKYPPPVASPPYHYTSPPPPKPVYHSPPQTPVYHSPPPTPVYHSPPPPKKPYEYKSPPPPTPVYHSPPPKPVYHSPPQTPVYHSPPPVPVYHSPPPPKKPYKYKSPPPPTPVYHSPPPTPVYHSPPPPKKPYEYKSPPPPTPVYHSPPPPKKPYKYKSPPPPTPVYHSPPPTPVYHSPPPPKKPYKYKSPPPPTPVYHSPPPPVYHSPPPHHPYVYASPPPPYHY; encoded by the exons ATGGGGTCCCAAATGGCCTACCTCTTTGCCACTCTTTTGGCAATCTCAGTCTCTCTTAGCTACTTGCCTTTAGAAGCCTCCGCAGACCATTACTACTACACATCTCCTCCCCCGCCAAAGAAATATCCACCACCAGTAGCATCTCCCCCTTACCATTACACGTCTCCCCCACCACCGAAGCCAGTTTATCATTCCCCACCACAGACGCCGGTTTATCATTCCCCACCACCGACGCCGGTTTATCATTCCCCACCACCGCCCAAGAAACCATACGAATACAAGTCTCCTCCGCCACCAACTCCAGTTTACCATTCCCCACCACCGAAGCCAGTTTATCATTCCCCACCACAGACGCCGGTTTATCATTCCCCGCCACCGGTTCCGGTTTACCATTCCCCACCACCACCCAAGAAACCATACAAATACAAGTCTCCTCCGCCACCAACTCCAGTTTACCATTCCCCACCACCGACTCCGGTTTATCATTCCCCACCACCGCCCAAGAAACCATACGAATACAAGTCTCCTCCGCCACCAACTCCAGTTTACCATtccccaccaccaccaaagAAACCATACAAATATAAGTCTCCTCCGCCACCAACTCCAGTTTACCATTCCCCACCACCAACGCCGGTTTATCATTCCCCACCACCTCCCAAGAAACCATACAAGTACAAGTCTCCTCCACCACCAACTCCAGTTTACCATTCCCCACCAC CTCCAGTTTACCATTCCCCACCGCCACATCACCCTTACGTCTATGCATCTCCCCCTCCTCCTTACCACTACTAG
- the LOC102627738 gene encoding extensin-3-like isoform X1, which translates to MGSQMAYLFATLLAISVSLSYLPLEASADHYYYTSPPPPKKYPPPVASPPYHYTSPPPPKPVYHSPPQTPVYHSPPPTPVYHSPPPPKKPYEYKSPPPPTPVYHSPPPKPVYHSPPQTPVYHSPPPVPVYHSPPPPKKPYKYKSPPPPTPVYHSPPPTPVYHSPPPPKKPYEYKSPPPPTPVYHSPPPPKKPYKYKSPPPPTPVYHSPPPTPVYHSPPPPKKPYKYKSPPPPTPVYHSPPPPKKPYKYKSPPPPTPVYHSPPPTPVYHSPPPPKKPYKYKSPPPPTPVYHSPPPHHPYVYASPPPPYHY; encoded by the coding sequence ATGGGGTCCCAAATGGCCTACCTCTTTGCCACTCTTTTGGCAATCTCAGTCTCTCTTAGCTACTTGCCTTTAGAAGCCTCCGCAGACCATTACTACTACACATCTCCTCCCCCGCCAAAGAAATATCCACCACCAGTAGCATCTCCCCCTTACCATTACACGTCTCCCCCACCACCGAAGCCAGTTTATCATTCCCCACCACAGACGCCGGTTTATCATTCCCCACCACCGACGCCGGTTTATCATTCCCCACCACCGCCCAAGAAACCATACGAATACAAGTCTCCTCCGCCACCAACTCCAGTTTACCATTCCCCACCACCGAAGCCAGTTTATCATTCCCCACCACAGACGCCGGTTTATCATTCCCCGCCACCGGTTCCGGTTTACCATTCCCCACCACCACCCAAGAAACCATACAAATACAAGTCTCCTCCGCCACCAACTCCAGTTTACCATTCCCCACCACCGACTCCGGTTTATCATTCCCCACCACCGCCCAAGAAACCATACGAATACAAGTCTCCTCCGCCACCAACTCCAGTTTACCATtccccaccaccaccaaagAAACCATACAAATATAAGTCTCCTCCGCCACCAACTCCAGTTTACCATTCCCCACCACCAACGCCGGTTTATCATTCCCCACCACCTCCCAAGAAACCATACAAGTACAAGTCTCCTCCACCACCAACTCCAGTTTACCATTCCCCACCACCACCCAAGAAACCATACAAATACAAGTCTCCTCCGCCACCAACTCCAGTTTACCATTCCCCACCACCGACGCCGGTTTATCATTCCCCACCACCTCCCAAGAAACCATACAAGTACAAGTCTCCTCCGCCACCAACTCCAGTTTACCATTCCCCACCGCCACATCACCCTTACGTCTATGCATCTCCCCCTCCTCCTTACCACTACTAG